The Streptomyces sp. NBC_01775 genome includes a region encoding these proteins:
- a CDS encoding SMP-30/gluconolactonase/LRE family protein translates to MRRARAETAVRADATLGEGPTWDSAGERLIWVDILGSRVHTFAPASGWRTVMTTEQHVGAAKPRAGGGLVVNLRDGVGLYGPGGGFGWLRHDPVPGRRGNDAAIAPDGTLWAGTMRYDEAPGGGTLARLSADGTAHTVLESVAVSNGTGWSPDGRRLYYIDSPTRRIDVFDVREDGLVANRRPLAEIEEGAGLPDGLTVDAYGCVWVALWDGAAVRRYTPSGALDRIVELPVRRPTACAFGGTGLGDLYVTTARAGLAAPSPQDGSLLVLPGAGQGLPQPAFAG, encoded by the coding sequence GTGAGACGCGCGAGGGCCGAGACGGCGGTACGCGCGGATGCCACGCTGGGCGAGGGCCCGACCTGGGACTCCGCGGGCGAGCGGCTGATATGGGTCGACATCCTCGGCTCCCGGGTGCACACCTTCGCCCCGGCATCCGGCTGGCGCACGGTCATGACGACGGAGCAGCACGTGGGTGCCGCCAAGCCGCGCGCGGGCGGCGGCCTGGTCGTCAACCTCCGGGACGGCGTGGGGCTCTACGGCCCCGGCGGCGGCTTCGGCTGGCTGCGTCACGACCCGGTGCCGGGCCGCCGGGGCAACGACGCCGCCATAGCTCCCGACGGCACGCTGTGGGCGGGCACGATGCGCTACGACGAGGCCCCGGGCGGTGGCACCCTGGCCCGGCTGAGCGCGGACGGAACGGCGCACACGGTGCTGGAGTCGGTGGCCGTCAGCAACGGCACGGGCTGGAGCCCCGACGGGCGACGGCTGTACTACATCGACAGCCCCACCCGCAGGATCGATGTCTTCGACGTCCGCGAGGACGGGCTGGTGGCCAACAGGCGCCCGCTGGCCGAGATCGAGGAGGGCGCGGGCCTCCCCGACGGGCTGACCGTGGACGCGTACGGCTGTGTGTGGGTGGCGCTGTGGGACGGCGCGGCGGTGCGCCGCTACACCCCGTCCGGGGCGCTGGACCGGATCGTGGAGCTGCCCGTACGGCGGCCCACGGCCTGCGCCTTCGGCGGCACCGGGCTCGGTGACCTGTACGTCACCACGGCCCGCGCCGGGCTGGCCGCGCCGTCGCCGCAGGACGGTTCGCTGCTGGTGCTGCCCGGCGCAGGGCAGGGACTGCCGCAGCCCGCCTTCGCGGGCTGA
- a CDS encoding VOC family protein, translating into MAARPGAPCWVSLTTHDRRATEEFYGAVLGWSFEDGTLAPEFRVATEEGEPVAGISEAEAARRLPVRWTVFFLAEDADKSAERIAERGATVAVGPLDFGGGRAVLAADPSGASFGLWQGVTPRHWVIGTGQAPAALELHAPEDGSAALFYGSVFGWPEPEDGLDWRFATLRDDAVAGDPDPAKRPRWEVTFRTADLDDAVAAATGRGGTVLTPPRETADGRRAALSDPHGALFSLVEA; encoded by the coding sequence ATGGCCGCACGTCCCGGTGCGCCCTGCTGGGTCAGTCTGACGACTCACGACCGGCGCGCCACGGAGGAGTTCTACGGCGCGGTGCTGGGCTGGTCCTTCGAGGACGGCACCCTCGCCCCCGAATTCCGGGTGGCCACGGAGGAGGGCGAGCCGGTGGCCGGGATCAGCGAGGCCGAGGCCGCACGCAGACTGCCGGTGCGCTGGACGGTGTTCTTCCTGGCCGAGGACGCGGACAAGAGCGCCGAGCGGATCGCGGAGCGGGGCGCGACGGTGGCGGTGGGGCCGCTGGACTTCGGCGGAGGGCGCGCCGTGCTGGCCGCCGACCCCTCGGGCGCCTCGTTCGGCCTGTGGCAGGGGGTGACCCCTCGGCACTGGGTCATCGGCACCGGCCAGGCGCCCGCCGCGCTGGAACTGCACGCCCCCGAGGACGGCTCGGCCGCCCTCTTCTACGGCTCGGTCTTCGGCTGGCCGGAGCCGGAGGACGGCCTCGACTGGCGGTTCGCCACGCTGCGCGACGACGCGGTCGCGGGCGACCCCGATCCGGCGAAGCGGCCCCGCTGGGAGGTCACGTTCCGGACCGCCGACCTGGACGACGCCGTGGCCGCCGCCACCGGGCGCGGCGGCACGGTGCTGACTCCCCCGCGCGAGACGGCCGACGGCCGCCGCGCCGCTCTGAGCGATCCTCACGGGGCCCTGTTCTCCCTCGTCGAGGCGTGA
- a CDS encoding cytochrome P450 family protein, translated as MTALPQPFDEAFRAMPHAVYAKLREEAPVHRVALPDGSPAWLVTRDEDVRAGLADTRLSVDKAHAREGYQGFSLPPALDANLLNMDQADHLRLRRLVSQGFTPRRTESLRGGVQAVVDRLADDLAARFEAGQEADFVHDFATPLPLTVISDLFDVPEADRRPFASWVTTMLALEDPRAVAGAITSMHGFLRSLVDRRRAAPGDDLLSGLIQARDEGDRLSEDELCSLAFLVLGAGIENVQHTLSAGILALLRDPGQLAALREEPALRTGAVEELLRLAHPNLTAIRRFPREEVEYGGFTIPAGDTVLLCLASANRDPARYDRPDELDIRRTDNAHLALGQGVHYCLGAPLARMETDLALETLLGRFPGLRPAVAPERLVWRTSFRSHALTRLPLTLRTD; from the coding sequence ATGACCGCACTGCCGCAGCCTTTCGACGAGGCGTTCCGCGCCATGCCCCACGCGGTGTATGCCAAGCTCAGGGAAGAGGCGCCCGTACACAGGGTGGCCCTGCCGGACGGGTCGCCGGCGTGGCTCGTCACCCGCGACGAGGACGTACGCGCGGGGCTGGCCGACACCCGGCTGTCCGTCGACAAGGCCCACGCCCGGGAGGGCTACCAGGGCTTCTCCCTCCCGCCCGCGCTCGACGCCAACCTCCTCAACATGGACCAGGCCGACCACCTACGGCTGCGGCGCCTGGTCTCGCAGGGCTTCACGCCCCGCCGCACCGAGAGTCTGCGCGGCGGCGTCCAGGCCGTCGTCGACCGCCTCGCGGACGACCTCGCCGCGCGCTTCGAGGCGGGCCAGGAGGCCGACTTCGTCCACGACTTCGCGACCCCGCTGCCGCTGACCGTCATCTCCGACCTCTTCGACGTCCCCGAGGCCGACCGGCGCCCCTTCGCCTCGTGGGTGACCACGATGCTCGCCCTGGAGGACCCGCGCGCGGTCGCCGGGGCGATCACCTCGATGCACGGCTTCCTGCGCTCCCTGGTGGACCGGCGCAGAGCGGCACCGGGTGACGACCTGCTCTCCGGGCTCATCCAGGCCAGGGACGAGGGCGACCGGCTCTCCGAGGACGAGCTGTGTTCCCTCGCCTTCCTCGTCCTCGGCGCCGGTATCGAGAACGTCCAGCACACGCTCAGCGCCGGGATCCTCGCCCTGCTGCGCGACCCCGGCCAGCTCGCGGCGCTCAGGGAAGAGCCCGCGCTGCGCACCGGCGCCGTCGAGGAACTGCTGCGTCTCGCGCACCCGAACCTCACCGCCATCCGGCGCTTCCCGAGGGAAGAGGTCGAGTACGGGGGCTTCACCATCCCCGCGGGCGACACCGTCCTGCTGTGCCTGGCCTCCGCCAACCGCGACCCCGCCCGCTACGACCGGCCCGACGAGCTGGACATCCGCCGCACCGACAACGCCCACCTCGCCCTCGGCCAGGGCGTGCACTACTGTCTCGGCGCGCCCCTGGCCCGCATGGAGACCGACCTCGCGCTGGAGACCCTGCTCGGCCGCTTCCCCGGACTGCGCCCCGCCGTCGCGCCCGAGCGGCTGGTCTGGCGGACCTCCTTCCGCTCCCACGCCCTCACACGGCTTCCCCTCACCCTGCGCACGGACTGA
- a CDS encoding catalase, which yields MDEPTTPCEPLPPKQDQSGPEVYSPTGSPADADPGVRAQAGAYLTTAQGLRLPDTDHSLKAGERGPVLLQDHHLREKITHFDHERIPERVVHARGAAAHGVFRGYGTASAVTKAAFLGKDIETPVFVRFSTVLGSRGSADTVRDTRGFATKFSTSQGTFDLVGNNIPVFFIQDAIKFPDVIHAGKPHPDREIPQAQSAHDTFWDFVSLHTEATHHTIWNMSDRGIPRSYRMMEGFGIHTFRLVNEQGATTLVKFHWKPRAGVHSLVWEEAQIANGVDPDFHRRDLADAIEAGAYPEWELGIQTFPDTPDQTFEGVDLLDPTKIVPEEWAPVRPIGLMTLTANPSNYFAETEQVAFHPGHLVPGIDITDDPLLTGRLFSYLDTQISRLGGPNFAQLPINRPHTPVNDMLRDGMHQTAVHSGVAPYHPNSLDGGCPFQAGAAEGGYVEVPLAVGPQAPKVREAPASFDDHTSQPRRFWLSLTPVEREHVIAAYTFELSKCYENTVKERNLRVLADIDPELCSHVAAGLGMPAPEPSAPLAQVEPSPALSQLGDSWPVDGRVVGIIADENSGPALLAQLRGSILESGMVPLVVAPHGGELTGGGAEPVVVQRTFANARSIEFDALLVAGVPAEGVDAYGARDVKAGQGLVSEATDPRVLLLLSEAYRHAKALGGWGGGGDVLSAAGCPDGLPGIVVGDDPGAVLARVTGLLATHRVWDRFPTASFGR from the coding sequence ATGGACGAGCCGACCACTCCGTGCGAGCCGCTGCCGCCCAAGCAGGACCAGTCCGGCCCCGAGGTCTACTCACCCACCGGGTCCCCGGCCGACGCCGACCCCGGGGTACGGGCACAGGCGGGCGCGTATCTGACCACCGCTCAGGGGCTGCGGCTGCCGGACACCGACCACTCCCTCAAGGCCGGTGAGCGCGGGCCCGTCCTGCTCCAGGACCACCATCTGCGGGAGAAGATCACCCACTTCGACCACGAGCGGATTCCCGAGCGGGTGGTGCACGCGCGGGGTGCCGCGGCGCACGGGGTCTTCCGGGGCTACGGCACGGCCTCCGCCGTCACCAAGGCGGCCTTCCTCGGCAAGGACATCGAGACCCCGGTCTTCGTACGTTTCTCCACGGTGCTCGGCTCCCGCGGCTCCGCCGACACGGTGCGCGACACCCGCGGCTTCGCGACGAAGTTCTCCACCTCGCAGGGCACCTTCGACCTCGTCGGGAACAACATCCCCGTCTTCTTCATCCAGGACGCCATCAAGTTCCCCGACGTCATCCACGCGGGCAAGCCGCACCCCGACCGGGAGATCCCGCAGGCCCAAAGCGCCCACGACACCTTCTGGGACTTCGTCTCCCTGCACACCGAGGCCACCCACCACACCATCTGGAACATGTCCGACCGGGGCATCCCGCGCTCGTACCGGATGATGGAGGGATTCGGCATCCACACCTTCCGGCTGGTCAACGAGCAGGGCGCCACCACGCTCGTGAAGTTCCACTGGAAGCCCAGGGCCGGGGTGCACTCGCTGGTGTGGGAGGAGGCCCAGATCGCGAACGGGGTCGACCCCGACTTCCACCGGCGCGACCTGGCCGACGCCATCGAGGCCGGCGCCTACCCGGAGTGGGAGCTGGGCATCCAGACGTTCCCCGACACCCCGGACCAGACCTTCGAGGGGGTCGACCTGCTCGACCCCACCAAGATCGTCCCCGAGGAGTGGGCGCCGGTGCGGCCCATCGGGCTGATGACGCTGACCGCCAACCCGTCCAACTACTTCGCCGAGACGGAACAGGTCGCCTTCCACCCCGGCCACCTCGTGCCCGGCATCGACATCACCGACGACCCGCTGCTGACCGGACGGCTGTTCTCCTACCTGGACACCCAGATCAGCAGACTGGGCGGGCCCAACTTCGCCCAGCTCCCGATCAACAGGCCCCACACGCCCGTCAACGACATGCTGCGCGACGGCATGCACCAGACGGCCGTCCACTCCGGGGTCGCTCCTTACCACCCCAACTCCCTGGACGGCGGCTGCCCCTTCCAGGCCGGCGCCGCCGAGGGCGGTTACGTGGAGGTGCCATTGGCCGTGGGCCCGCAGGCGCCCAAGGTGCGCGAGGCCCCCGCCTCCTTCGACGACCACACCAGCCAGCCCCGCCGCTTCTGGCTCAGCCTCACCCCGGTCGAGCGCGAGCACGTGATCGCCGCGTACACCTTCGAGCTGAGCAAGTGCTACGAGAACACCGTCAAGGAGCGCAACCTGCGCGTGCTGGCCGACATCGACCCCGAGCTGTGCTCCCACGTCGCCGCCGGCCTCGGCATGCCCGCGCCGGAGCCCTCCGCACCGCTCGCCCAGGTCGAGCCCAGCCCCGCGCTCTCCCAGCTCGGCGACTCCTGGCCCGTCGACGGCCGGGTCGTCGGCATCATCGCCGACGAGAACAGCGGCCCGGCCCTCCTCGCCCAGCTGCGCGGCTCGATCCTGGAGAGCGGCATGGTCCCGCTGGTGGTCGCCCCGCACGGCGGAGAGCTGACGGGCGGCGGCGCCGAGCCCGTGGTCGTCCAGCGCACCTTCGCCAACGCCCGCTCCATCGAGTTCGACGCCCTCCTGGTCGCGGGCGTCCCCGCCGAGGGCGTCGACGCGTACGGGGCACGCGATGTGAAGGCGGGTCAGGGACTCGTCAGCGAGGCCACCGACCCGCGCGTGCTGCTCCTGTTGTCCGAGGCGTACCGGCATGCCAAGGCGCTGGGCGGCTGGGGCGGAGGCGGCGACGTGCTGAGCGCGGCGGGCTGCCCGGACGGCCTGCCCGGCATCGTCGTCGGCGACGACCCGGGCGCCGTCCTGGCGCGGGTGACCGGCCTGCTGGCCACGCACCGCGTGTGGGACCGCTTCCCCACGGCGTCCTTCGGACGCTGA
- a CDS encoding DUF5707 domain-containing protein, whose translation MSKRVVVSSVIGAVAVGGIAIGGVAVATSPAELTVDNSSARYTAPTSEAEGSLTFTAEVTDDSGARGLKVLAWPKSSDLKPKEKEMADAENATCKKSSEETYKCSYVLKVTSKDAAELAKGTWHVSALAKAKDGDTVFVPKAASFKVTR comes from the coding sequence ATGTCCAAGCGCGTCGTTGTTTCGTCAGTCATCGGTGCCGTCGCTGTCGGCGGTATCGCCATCGGGGGCGTCGCGGTGGCCACCTCCCCCGCCGAACTGACCGTGGACAACAGCTCGGCCCGCTACACCGCCCCCACCTCCGAGGCCGAGGGCTCGCTCACCTTCACAGCGGAGGTGACCGACGACTCGGGAGCGCGCGGCCTCAAGGTCCTGGCCTGGCCCAAGAGTTCGGACCTCAAGCCCAAGGAGAAGGAAATGGCGGACGCCGAGAACGCCACGTGCAAGAAGTCCTCGGAGGAGACGTACAAGTGCTCCTACGTCCTCAAGGTCACCTCCAAGGACGCCGCCGAACTGGCCAAGGGCACCTGGCACGTCTCCGCCCTGGCGAAGGCCAAGGACGGGGACACGGTCTTCGTGCCCAAGGCCGCGTCCTTCAAGGTCACGCGCTGA
- a CDS encoding SigB/SigF/SigG family RNA polymerase sigma factor: MSSTELRTNKKQAPRRTHHDAPDTAADFEELVKLPEGPERRHLQECVVTAWLPMAHRLARKFRNRGESLEDLEQVAALALVKSVERYDPARGNAFETFAIPTIYGELKRHFRDNMWEIHVPRRVQDLRNRVRASLRELELTASGHSPTVAELAAHAGLSEEDTLAGMEALQCFNSLSLDAPVSPETGSGAEGSADGTICLMDTLSADESGYDHVVDREAVRAVLCRMPEREQLLLYLRFFREQTQTQIARRLGVSQMHVSRLLASACRRVREEIEEEERTRTPRAAA, translated from the coding sequence ATGAGCAGCACCGAGCTTCGTACGAACAAGAAGCAGGCCCCCCGCCGTACCCATCACGACGCGCCGGACACGGCTGCGGACTTCGAGGAACTGGTCAAGCTGCCCGAGGGCCCCGAGCGCCGGCACCTCCAGGAGTGTGTGGTGACCGCCTGGCTCCCGATGGCGCACCGGCTGGCGCGCAAGTTCCGCAACCGGGGCGAGTCGCTGGAGGACCTGGAGCAGGTCGCGGCCCTCGCGCTGGTGAAGTCGGTGGAGCGCTACGACCCCGCACGCGGCAACGCCTTCGAGACCTTCGCCATCCCCACCATCTACGGCGAGCTGAAGCGCCACTTCCGCGACAACATGTGGGAGATCCACGTCCCGCGCAGAGTGCAGGACCTGCGCAACCGGGTCCGGGCGAGCCTGCGCGAGCTGGAGCTGACCGCTTCCGGCCACTCACCCACCGTGGCCGAACTCGCCGCCCACGCCGGGCTGTCCGAGGAGGACACCCTCGCGGGCATGGAGGCCCTCCAGTGCTTCAACTCCCTCTCGCTCGACGCCCCCGTCTCCCCGGAGACGGGCAGCGGGGCCGAGGGTTCGGCCGACGGCACGATCTGTCTGATGGACACCCTGAGCGCGGACGAGAGCGGCTACGACCACGTCGTGGACCGCGAGGCGGTCAGGGCCGTGCTGTGCCGGATGCCCGAGCGCGAACAACTCCTGCTCTACCTGCGCTTCTTCCGGGAACAGACGCAGACGCAGATCGCCCGCAGACTGGGTGTCTCCCAGATGCACGTCTCCCGCCTGCTGGCCTCGGCCTGCCGCCGCGTACGCGAGGAGATCGAGGAGGAGGAGCGCACCCGCACTCCTCGCGCCGCGGCCTGA
- the mmsA gene encoding multiple monosaccharide ABC transporter ATP-binding protein has translation MEEAQERPVLEMRGITKTFPGVKALSGVNLTVRPGEIHAVCGENGAGKSTLMKVLSGVYPHGDYEGEIGFQGEPVAFKDIRASERRGIVIIHQELALVPFLSIAENIFLGNERTGGGRAFVNWNDTMGEAASLLKRVGLREKPQTPVADIGVGKQQLVEIAKALSKEVKLLILDEPTAALNDEDSAQLLSLILELRAQGIACILISHKLGEIRRVADRVTILRDGRTVETLTVRETPEQDAELSEERLIRGMVGRDLDHRFPERTPFEGDQGVALEVSGWTVRHPVDHQRKVVDDASLTVRRGEIVGIAGLMGAGRTELAMSLFGRSYGLYEGGSVRVDGHEVHTKTVPAAIEAGIAYVTEDRKRYGLNLIDTINRNVSLASLAGMTRRGVVDEHHERSVSERYRTSMNIKAPSVEEQVGKLSGGNQQKVVLSRWIHADPGVLILDEPTRGIDVGAKFEIYAVIDQLAAQGKAVLFISSELPELLGMCDRIYTMSEGRLTGEVARADATQEVLMRHMTMNRS, from the coding sequence GTGGAAGAGGCCCAGGAGCGGCCCGTCCTGGAGATGCGCGGCATCACCAAGACCTTCCCCGGGGTCAAGGCGCTGTCCGGGGTGAACCTCACCGTGCGCCCCGGGGAGATCCACGCGGTCTGCGGCGAGAACGGCGCGGGCAAGTCGACCCTGATGAAGGTGCTCAGCGGCGTGTACCCGCACGGCGACTACGAGGGCGAGATCGGCTTCCAGGGCGAGCCGGTGGCCTTCAAGGACATCCGTGCCAGCGAACGCCGGGGCATCGTGATCATCCACCAGGAGCTGGCCCTGGTCCCGTTCCTGTCCATCGCCGAGAACATCTTCCTCGGCAACGAGCGCACCGGCGGCGGCCGTGCCTTCGTGAACTGGAACGACACGATGGGCGAGGCGGCGAGCCTGCTGAAACGCGTCGGACTCCGGGAGAAGCCGCAGACCCCCGTGGCCGACATCGGCGTCGGCAAACAGCAGCTCGTGGAGATCGCCAAGGCGCTTTCGAAGGAGGTGAAGCTGCTGATCCTCGACGAGCCGACCGCGGCCCTCAACGACGAGGACAGCGCGCAGTTGCTGAGCTTGATCCTGGAGCTGCGCGCGCAGGGGATCGCCTGCATCCTCATCTCCCACAAGCTGGGCGAGATCCGGCGGGTCGCCGACCGCGTCACCATCTTGCGGGACGGCAGGACCGTCGAGACGCTCACGGTCCGCGAGACCCCGGAACAGGACGCCGAGCTGTCCGAGGAACGCCTCATCCGCGGCATGGTCGGCCGCGACCTGGACCACCGCTTCCCCGAGCGCACCCCCTTCGAGGGCGATCAGGGCGTCGCCCTGGAGGTGTCGGGCTGGACGGTGCGCCACCCCGTCGACCACCAGCGCAAGGTCGTGGACGACGCGTCCCTGACCGTGCGGCGCGGGGAGATCGTCGGCATCGCGGGGCTGATGGGCGCGGGCCGCACCGAGCTGGCCATGTCCCTGTTCGGCCGCTCCTACGGGCTGTACGAGGGCGGCAGCGTACGGGTCGACGGCCACGAGGTGCACACCAAGACGGTGCCGGCCGCCATCGAGGCGGGCATCGCCTACGTCACCGAGGACCGCAAGCGCTACGGGCTCAACCTGATCGACACCATCAACCGCAACGTCTCGCTGGCCTCCCTGGCCGGTATGACGCGGCGCGGTGTCGTCGACGAGCACCACGAGCGGTCCGTATCCGAGCGCTACCGCACCTCGATGAACATCAAGGCGCCCTCGGTCGAGGAGCAGGTCGGCAAGCTCTCCGGCGGCAACCAGCAGAAGGTCGTGCTCAGCAGATGGATACACGCCGACCCTGGAGTGCTGATCCTGGACGAGCCGACCCGCGGCATCGATGTGGGCGCGAAGTTCGAGATCTACGCCGTCATCGACCAGCTCGCCGCGCAGGGAAAGGCCGTGCTGTTCATCTCCTCGGAACTGCCGGAGCTGCTCGGCATGTGCGACCGGATCTACACGATGTCGGAGGGCCGGCTGACCGGTGAGGTCGCCCGTGCCGACGCCACCCAGGAAGTCCTGATGCGCCACATGACCATGAACAGAAGCTGA
- a CDS encoding DUF6480 family protein encodes MNEPHADPDPDTTPGLERGGGVPPGETPPAEGSTPDAGPRDTHNPTKGWRTAPLIVIGLVVAVFVVYFLGWVLEL; translated from the coding sequence ATGAATGAGCCGCATGCCGATCCGGACCCCGACACCACGCCCGGCCTGGAGCGAGGGGGCGGGGTCCCGCCCGGCGAGACCCCGCCCGCCGAAGGCAGCACCCCGGACGCGGGACCGCGCGACACTCACAACCCGACGAAGGGCTGGCGCACCGCGCCCCTGATCGTCATCGGCCTGGTGGTCGCGGTCTTCGTCGTCTACTTCCTCGGCTGGGTACTGGAGCTTTAG
- a CDS encoding IclR family transcriptional regulator has translation MGRLVPAVTRALDILELFLEGDGTLSAPDIVRRLQLPRTTVHELVSTLTARSYLVAAPGRPGYYRLGVRPYQLGSRYAEQLDLAAEGQQVARTVAETCEETVHVAILEEADVIYVAKVDSTQAVRMVSAAGRRLPAHCTAVGKMLLASLPEGELAARLPDGAPLRAMTDNSVTDPVRLRGVLSGIRERGVAVEESESNPDVSCVAAPVRNRSGQVVAALSISVPLIRWSDERLPELEELAAKGAARLSERLGHRGNR, from the coding sequence ATGGGACGGCTCGTGCCCGCGGTGACGCGGGCCCTGGACATCCTGGAGCTGTTTTTGGAGGGGGACGGCACGCTCTCGGCGCCCGACATCGTGCGCCGCCTCCAGCTCCCCCGCACCACCGTGCACGAGCTGGTCAGCACCCTCACGGCCCGCTCCTACCTGGTGGCGGCGCCCGGCAGGCCCGGCTACTACCGGCTCGGCGTGCGCCCCTACCAGCTCGGCAGCCGCTACGCCGAGCAGCTCGACCTGGCGGCCGAGGGCCAGCAGGTCGCCCGCACGGTGGCCGAGACCTGCGAGGAGACGGTGCACGTGGCGATCCTGGAGGAGGCCGACGTCATCTACGTCGCCAAGGTCGACTCCACCCAGGCGGTGCGCATGGTCTCGGCCGCCGGACGGCGGCTGCCCGCGCACTGCACCGCCGTCGGCAAGATGCTGCTGGCCTCCCTGCCCGAGGGGGAGCTGGCCGCACGCCTCCCCGACGGCGCCCCGCTGCGGGCGATGACCGACAACAGCGTCACCGATCCGGTCCGGTTGCGCGGCGTGCTGTCCGGGATCCGGGAGCGCGGCGTCGCCGTGGAGGAGAGCGAGTCGAACCCGGACGTGAGCTGTGTGGCCGCGCCGGTGCGGAACCGCTCGGGGCAGGTGGTGGCAGCCCTGTCGATCTCCGTACCGCTGATCCGCTGGAGCGACGAGCGCCTCCCCGAGCTGGAGGAGCTGGCGGCGAAGGGCGCGGCACGGCTGTCCGAACGGCTCGGGCACAGGGGGAACCGGTGA
- the mmsB gene encoding multiple monosaccharide ABC transporter permease codes for MTTTSTPPKDTVPVVPEAARSAWAVLLGNMRTHMRQYGMLTALVFIVVLFQIWTDGTLLLPNNVSNLIQQNGYILILAMGMMIVIIAGHIDLSVGSLVAFVGAMSAVMMVKHDMPWVLALVLALLIGAVAGAWQGFFIAYVGIPSFIVTLAGMLLFRGLTQIVLEGQSLSPFPGGFQNLAKGFIPEMGPYTQYHNPTLVIGLVALVLLLLRERRDRNRQLAYALDVPPLGLWIAKCVAISAAVIAFTLTLASFHGVPVVMLVMCGLLIGLGYVMRNAVVGRHVYALGGNKAAAKLSGVRDRRVTFLVFVNMGVLAALAGCVYAARLNSGTPQAGLNFELEAIAASFIGGASMSGGVGTVMGAVIGGLVLGVLNNGMSLVGIGTDYQQVIKGLVLLAAVGFDVWNKRRAGR; via the coding sequence ATGACCACCACCTCCACCCCACCCAAGGACACCGTACCCGTCGTGCCCGAGGCGGCCCGCTCGGCGTGGGCCGTGCTGCTGGGCAACATGCGCACCCACATGCGCCAGTACGGCATGCTCACGGCGCTCGTCTTCATCGTCGTGCTGTTCCAGATATGGACCGACGGCACGCTGCTGCTGCCCAACAACGTCTCCAACCTGATTCAGCAGAACGGCTACATCCTCATCCTGGCCATGGGCATGATGATCGTCATCATCGCCGGGCACATCGACCTGTCCGTCGGCTCCCTGGTCGCCTTCGTCGGCGCCATGTCCGCCGTCATGATGGTCAAACACGACATGCCCTGGGTGCTCGCGCTGGTGCTGGCGCTGCTGATCGGCGCGGTCGCCGGGGCCTGGCAGGGCTTCTTCATCGCCTACGTCGGCATCCCCTCGTTCATCGTGACCCTGGCGGGCATGCTGCTCTTCCGCGGCCTGACGCAGATCGTGCTGGAGGGCCAGTCACTCTCTCCCTTCCCCGGCGGCTTCCAGAACTTGGCCAAGGGCTTCATCCCCGAAATGGGCCCCTACACGCAGTACCACAACCCGACGCTGGTCATCGGCCTGGTGGCGCTGGTCCTTCTGCTGCTGCGCGAACGCCGCGACCGCAACCGGCAGTTGGCCTACGCACTGGACGTGCCGCCCCTCGGGCTGTGGATCGCCAAGTGTGTGGCCATCTCCGCGGCCGTCATCGCCTTCACCCTCACCCTGGCCAGCTTCCACGGCGTGCCCGTCGTCATGCTGGTGATGTGCGGGCTGCTGATCGGCCTCGGCTACGTCATGCGCAACGCGGTGGTCGGACGCCATGTGTACGCGCTCGGCGGGAACAAGGCGGCGGCCAAGCTGTCCGGCGTCCGGGACCGGCGCGTCACCTTCCTCGTCTTCGTCAACATGGGCGTACTTGCCGCGCTCGCGGGCTGCGTCTACGCGGCCCGGCTCAACTCGGGCACCCCGCAGGCGGGCCTCAACTTCGAGCTGGAGGCCATCGCCGCCTCGTTCATCGGCGGCGCCTCGATGAGCGGCGGCGTCGGCACGGTCATGGGAGCCGTCATCGGCGGACTGGTCCTCGGCGTGCTCAACAACGGCATGTCGCTGGTCGGCATCGGCACCGACTACCAGCAGGTCATCAAGGGCCTGGTGCTGCTGGCCGCCGTGGGCTTCGACGTGTGGAACAAGCGCAGGGCCGGTCGCTGA